The Teredinibacter sp. KSP-S5-2 genome includes a window with the following:
- a CDS encoding acyl-CoA dehydrogenase family protein: MTADRIAHKNAVDAWVAEKILSKLTEYSRTDYLPLRELIASLQQQNLLTTGWPAPYGDGDIRKQLYLHYAVAKQPIGGLGLTLVSHLDIGARGLLEKGSEALQATWLPGALKGETIFSLAMTEPNAGSDLQGIEFTAEQVDGGWKLNGIKRGITNLPFADVSIVLARTRPERTPFSYTLFFVPLNTAGITRESTIPSLGYSGCLGGFEANDVIIPAENVLGAPGAGLMQLMAHLQTERLFVSARMKGLSDYLYQQLSVDNLRQYPELDYQRQAYHAFFETCVDNYIEKNLSARDSASLKFLGSQLLQTLTTRIQQDNALEDFFADQALEQCHHEAMGLALAGGSKEIMLSIIASTL; the protein is encoded by the coding sequence ATGACCGCCGATCGCATTGCCCATAAAAATGCTGTAGATGCCTGGGTTGCAGAAAAGATTTTGTCCAAACTGACCGAATATTCCCGAACCGATTATCTTCCTCTTCGCGAATTGATTGCTTCCCTGCAGCAGCAAAACCTGCTGACAACCGGCTGGCCAGCGCCCTACGGCGATGGTGACATTCGCAAACAATTGTACTTGCATTACGCAGTCGCCAAACAACCGATTGGCGGCCTGGGCCTGACGCTGGTGTCTCATTTGGATATCGGCGCGAGAGGATTACTGGAAAAAGGCAGCGAAGCATTACAAGCAACCTGGCTACCGGGCGCATTAAAGGGGGAAACCATATTTTCTTTGGCCATGACAGAACCCAACGCCGGTAGTGATCTACAGGGAATCGAATTTACCGCAGAACAGGTTGATGGTGGGTGGAAACTGAACGGAATCAAACGCGGCATCACTAACCTGCCCTTTGCTGATGTATCGATTGTACTGGCGCGCACTCGCCCTGAACGCACTCCCTTTTCGTACACATTATTTTTTGTTCCGTTGAATACTGCAGGCATTACCCGCGAATCTACTATCCCGTCGCTGGGTTACTCCGGTTGCCTGGGTGGCTTTGAAGCTAACGACGTCATTATTCCAGCTGAAAACGTATTGGGTGCGCCCGGCGCTGGCCTTATGCAATTAATGGCGCATTTACAAACGGAAAGATTGTTTGTTAGTGCACGAATGAAAGGGTTAAGCGATTACCTTTATCAACAATTATCTGTCGACAATCTAAGGCAATATCCAGAATTAGATTATCAGCGCCAGGCCTACCACGCATTTTTTGAGACCTGTGTAGATAATTACATCGAAAAAAACCTTTCCGCCAGGGATTCCGCTTCGTTAAAATTCCTCGGTAGCCAATTACTCCAGACATTAACCACACGGATTCAACAAGATAATGCCCTTGAGGATTTTTTTGCTGATCAAGCACTGGAACAATGTCACCATGAAGCCATGGGGTTGGCATTAGCCGGTGGCAGCAAGGAAATCATGCTGTCCATCATAGCAAGCACGTTGTAA
- a CDS encoding acyl-CoA dehydrogenase family protein: MTEYISMHTDIRPSFWRVKEYEELSTRINQVFTQLLIPAAKKDVVCDYKKILSSLYESGVGGLRYEAKNGGLGKGLAAQALFAESLGIVPSGGIGMALTIHLDMVAPFIDQYGTDQQIADFLVPALKGDILFSHAVSEPEAGSDINNIHTTAIQDGDGWRIQGKKSMISLAFLADVHFIVARLPAFRAPFNMVNFLVPADTPGLRVSPIRPTLGNHHCPIADIELDNVQLDDSFRLGPIGMGMINQMQQFSQERILSSLRANRLARRCLDYAMQPVDVFADKLASLNAQWAASRAVTYRAMQTWIDGGEYLTLSCASKLLSSRLARQASRFALENAKAMQTDSVEENLNQVYDARLYSISTGSDEMMLKTIAAAEKY; this comes from the coding sequence ATGACTGAATATATAAGTATGCACACGGATATACGGCCGAGCTTTTGGCGTGTTAAAGAGTATGAGGAACTAAGTACTCGGATTAATCAGGTTTTTACTCAGCTTCTAATTCCGGCGGCAAAAAAAGATGTCGTTTGTGATTACAAAAAAATACTATCGTCACTGTATGAGTCTGGTGTCGGTGGTTTACGTTATGAAGCAAAAAACGGTGGCTTAGGCAAAGGTTTAGCTGCCCAGGCATTATTTGCCGAAAGTCTGGGAATTGTGCCCTCCGGTGGTATCGGTATGGCACTGACGATTCATCTGGATATGGTCGCACCGTTTATTGATCAGTATGGTACTGATCAACAAATTGCTGACTTTTTAGTGCCAGCTTTAAAAGGCGACATTTTATTTAGCCACGCGGTCAGTGAGCCTGAAGCGGGTTCTGATATTAACAATATTCATACCACAGCAATTCAGGATGGCGATGGCTGGCGCATTCAGGGTAAAAAAAGCATGATATCGCTGGCATTTCTGGCGGATGTGCATTTTATTGTGGCGCGGCTGCCAGCGTTCAGAGCCCCGTTTAATATGGTTAATTTTTTAGTTCCTGCTGATACGCCCGGTTTACGAGTCAGTCCGATACGCCCAACATTGGGTAATCATCATTGTCCTATCGCAGATATTGAACTGGATAACGTACAGTTGGATGACTCTTTTCGTCTTGGCCCCATTGGCATGGGCATGATCAATCAAATGCAGCAGTTTTCCCAGGAAAGAATATTATCGTCTTTGCGGGCGAACCGATTGGCCCGACGATGCCTGGACTATGCCATGCAACCAGTAGATGTCTTCGCCGACAAATTGGCTTCACTGAATGCACAATGGGCAGCCAGTCGGGCAGTAACCTATCGAGCCATGCAAACCTGGATTGATGGTGGCGAGTATTTAACGCTTTCCTGTGCAAGTAAATTATTGTCTTCCCGCTTGGCTCGCCAAGCATCCCGGTTTGCTCTGGAGAACGCAAAAGCAATGCAAACCGATTCTGTTGAGGAAAACCTGAATCAGGTTTATGACGCAAGGTTGTATTCAATCTCCACCGGGTCAGATGAAATGATGTTAAAAACCATTGCTGCGGCAGAAAAATATTAA
- a CDS encoding SDR family NAD(P)-dependent oxidoreductase: MSTLVFENKKVLVTGASRGLGLGFVKALAQRGVQTIYAGCRTQEGIEEIKALGLESVTPLLLDVTNSAHIENLKADIQELDVLINNAGIASACGFTSEEVLETARAEMEVHYFGSLALTKAFLPLIQASGNGGIINISSIAALSNFKAMGTYSASKAALHFMTQGLRAELQESNVFVQGVYPGPFDTRLAAGFDGPKKSPETIANIVLDSCADGITEVYPDDFSQGMYQTFIESPQKLAEVFSQ, translated from the coding sequence ATGTCAACTCTCGTTTTTGAAAATAAAAAAGTTCTGGTTACCGGTGCATCACGCGGTCTGGGCCTGGGCTTTGTTAAAGCATTAGCCCAACGCGGTGTGCAAACAATTTACGCAGGCTGCCGAACTCAGGAAGGCATTGAAGAGATCAAAGCCCTGGGGTTAGAAAGTGTTACCCCACTGCTTTTGGATGTGACGAATTCTGCACATATCGAAAACCTTAAAGCAGATATTCAGGAGCTGGATGTTTTAATTAACAACGCCGGTATCGCTTCGGCGTGTGGCTTTACCTCTGAGGAAGTGCTGGAAACTGCCCGCGCGGAAATGGAAGTACATTACTTTGGTTCCCTGGCGTTAACTAAAGCTTTCTTACCGCTAATTCAGGCATCAGGCAATGGCGGCATTATTAATATTTCATCAATAGCTGCCTTGAGTAACTTTAAAGCCATGGGAACCTATTCAGCATCCAAAGCGGCTTTACACTTTATGACTCAAGGTTTACGTGCTGAGCTGCAGGAATCTAACGTATTTGTTCAAGGCGTTTATCCCGGCCCATTTGACACGCGTTTAGCCGCAGGTTTTGATGGTCCGAAAAAGAGCCCTGAAACCATCGCCAATATCGTATTGGATTCGTGTGCAGATGGTATTACTGAAGTCTACCCAGATGATTTCTCTCAAGGCATGTACCAGACATTTATTGAATCCCCGCAAAAACTTGCTGAAGTCTTTTCACAGTAA
- a CDS encoding acyl carrier protein, whose protein sequence is MSGLTIQEIETKLNTIIAEIKRISVDEISLSAEEDFIGKYGLSSMDAVSLSVKISQDFGFGFGQQAEDIDGLASFGSLTQLIQKRAA, encoded by the coding sequence ATGAGTGGATTAACTATTCAGGAAATCGAAACAAAACTAAATACCATTATTGCGGAGATAAAACGTATTAGTGTCGATGAGATCAGTCTTAGTGCTGAAGAAGACTTTATCGGAAAATACGGTTTATCCAGTATGGATGCCGTTTCGCTAAGTGTAAAAATCAGCCAGGATTTTGGTTTTGGTTTTGGCCAACAAGCCGAAGACATTGACGGTCTGGCATCTTTCGGTTCATTAACACAACTCATTCAAAAACGGGCTGCCTAA
- a CDS encoding amino acid adenylation domain-containing protein, whose amino-acid sequence MQTLGYRVLHWAKVQPTALAVDDGTTSFTYQELSTRAQNYANKLTSLGIGTGDRVIILLPKSTEAVSAILGTLLVGATYIPVDTGSPRKRLHNIVDDSEAKAVIVNQQTGGWFDEIEEVYAEQLPLTPTPFSLTDSFDHNQDAYVLYTSGSTGVPNGVRISYHAMHHFFAAVNCHMGISRHSRCMNTSALYFDVSIADLMLPLYQGASVWLGPNIPLPFRFIDIISKQRITHFCAVGSTLTMLSNLPGFDQHNWDHIRCIMTGAEVLNPSTIATWLNNCPSAHVINGYGPTEATCVCTVYEIHHDNVDQHTSFPIGIPLPDIEIYLDPHEATDGTGELCVTGPQIMNGYLNRPLLNRERLFEKDGKPFYRTGDKVSYDTTGNLLFIGRIDDQVKVNGYRIHLGEVAEPFRSANGVQEAIALSLKHPRLGECLAVVVQPGTDMAPLEQLKNECNESLPGYMRPALIAQMSSLPLSASGKVNVKKVRAMATEHLIHMEEEASIIEFETEGAVA is encoded by the coding sequence ATGCAAACACTAGGGTATCGAGTTTTACACTGGGCCAAGGTTCAACCCACCGCACTGGCCGTAGATGATGGTACGACATCTTTTACTTATCAGGAGCTAAGTACACGCGCGCAAAACTACGCGAATAAACTGACCTCCCTCGGTATTGGCACTGGCGACCGGGTGATTATTTTACTCCCTAAAAGCACCGAAGCAGTGAGTGCTATCCTCGGCACCCTATTGGTCGGCGCAACTTATATTCCCGTCGACACCGGCTCACCACGTAAGCGGTTACACAATATTGTTGATGACAGCGAAGCCAAAGCTGTCATTGTGAACCAGCAAACTGGTGGCTGGTTCGATGAAATCGAAGAAGTCTATGCAGAACAACTGCCGCTGACCCCAACGCCATTTTCGCTAACGGATTCGTTTGATCACAATCAGGATGCCTATGTGCTTTATACATCCGGCTCTACCGGTGTGCCTAATGGGGTTCGTATCAGTTACCATGCAATGCATCACTTTTTTGCCGCGGTTAATTGCCACATGGGTATTTCCCGGCATTCCCGCTGCATGAATACGTCGGCATTATATTTCGATGTGTCTATTGCCGATTTAATGTTGCCATTGTATCAGGGTGCATCGGTCTGGCTGGGGCCCAATATCCCACTGCCATTCCGCTTTATCGACATTATCAGCAAACAGCGTATTACGCATTTCTGTGCTGTGGGCTCAACCTTGACCATGCTGTCGAACTTACCTGGGTTTGATCAGCATAACTGGGATCATATTCGTTGCATTATGACCGGCGCCGAAGTATTGAATCCCAGCACTATTGCCACGTGGTTAAATAATTGTCCATCTGCACACGTGATTAACGGTTACGGGCCAACCGAAGCAACCTGCGTGTGTACCGTCTACGAAATTCACCACGATAACGTGGATCAACACACAAGTTTTCCGATTGGTATTCCCCTGCCGGATATCGAAATCTATCTCGACCCGCATGAAGCAACGGATGGTACTGGAGAACTGTGTGTAACCGGCCCGCAAATTATGAATGGCTATCTGAATCGCCCACTATTAAACCGGGAACGATTATTCGAAAAAGACGGAAAGCCATTTTACCGCACGGGCGATAAAGTCAGTTACGACACAACAGGAAATTTATTATTTATAGGGCGTATTGATGACCAGGTGAAAGTCAACGGTTATCGAATTCACCTGGGTGAAGTCGCAGAACCTTTCCGCTCTGCCAATGGCGTTCAGGAAGCTATCGCGCTCAGTTTAAAACACCCAAGGCTCGGCGAATGCCTTGCGGTGGTAGTACAACCGGGTACGGATATGGCTCCCCTGGAACAACTCAAAAATGAGTGCAATGAATCACTTCCCGGTTACATGCGCCCGGCATTAATTGCACAAATGTCTTCCTTACCCCTTAGCGCCAGTGGTAAGGTGAACGTGAAAAAAGTGCGCGCAATGGCGACCGAACATTTAATTCACATGGAAGAAGAAGCCAGCATTATTGAATTCGAAACAGAAGGAGCCGTTGCGTGA
- a CDS encoding DHA2 family efflux MFS transporter permease subunit, with protein sequence MSTAILDNTSNMESKKWLIALSVSMGGIMSSLDTFILYVATPNLRGIFSATIAEISWISTSYAIASMMCMFLSGWAVKRYGSKNVYQTGLLLFVTGSALCAFSLSLNQLIMARVIQGLGAGILLPVEGVILRRTFPPAQHGLVLGLYGTSIMLGPAFGPMLGGIIIDQFSWHWVFLVNIPIGLISFVMVQEFVQNETSEINKTLSFDTFSFFYLAVAVVSLVWLLERGDRTFWFEDKKNIYLLITALSSWAMLFAHSLSISKPLLDFKILANRAFSTANSMNFLAAFIITGTLFVLPIYMQELLTFSPTQAGMAMAPRAFVMMLAFPLVGWLFNRVGTRILISIGLFFGICSGLMMCDFTFETGWQDMIFPQVIQGLGAAFILGPVTTAALISIPKEKMPGAAALESTTRLLGSTLGIAVFASLITHYQLRTWEVLRHNVTLFSTVLYKRFAGVIDFFLSETPSNTYAMEKAFQALNGRVTQQVLSITYMNIFQIITVGFLAMVVLSFFIKTKRN encoded by the coding sequence ATGAGTACGGCGATTTTAGATAATACGTCTAATATGGAAAGCAAAAAGTGGCTAATCGCTTTATCTGTTTCTATGGGCGGAATCATGTCATCGCTCGATACGTTTATCCTGTATGTGGCAACGCCAAATTTGCGGGGAATATTCTCCGCGACTATCGCAGAAATCAGCTGGATAAGTACCAGCTACGCAATCGCATCGATGATGTGTATGTTTTTATCCGGTTGGGCGGTAAAACGCTACGGCAGTAAAAATGTTTATCAGACAGGTCTACTGCTATTTGTTACAGGTTCTGCTTTGTGTGCATTTTCGTTGTCTTTGAATCAATTGATTATGGCTCGTGTTATTCAGGGGCTGGGTGCTGGTATCCTATTACCAGTTGAAGGTGTGATACTGCGCAGAACCTTCCCGCCTGCACAGCATGGCTTGGTGTTGGGCTTATACGGCACGTCGATTATGTTGGGGCCGGCATTTGGTCCAATGCTTGGTGGAATTATTATTGACCAGTTTAGTTGGCACTGGGTATTCCTGGTCAATATTCCTATTGGGCTGATCAGCTTTGTGATGGTGCAGGAATTTGTCCAAAACGAAACCAGTGAAATAAATAAAACACTGAGTTTTGATACGTTCAGCTTCTTTTACTTAGCCGTGGCGGTGGTGAGCCTGGTCTGGCTTCTGGAAAGAGGGGATAGAACCTTCTGGTTTGAAGATAAGAAAAACATCTATCTTCTCATTACTGCGCTGTCCTCCTGGGCAATGCTATTCGCCCATTCATTATCTATCTCCAAGCCTTTGTTGGATTTCAAAATATTAGCCAACCGGGCATTTAGCACCGCTAACAGCATGAACTTTCTGGCGGCGTTTATCATCACTGGTACGTTGTTTGTGCTGCCCATATATATGCAGGAACTGTTAACTTTTTCGCCGACTCAGGCCGGTATGGCGATGGCACCAAGAGCCTTCGTTATGATGTTGGCCTTTCCTTTGGTCGGTTGGTTATTTAACCGGGTGGGAACGCGTATTCTTATATCTATCGGGCTGTTCTTTGGTATATGCAGTGGTTTAATGATGTGTGATTTTACCTTTGAAACCGGCTGGCAGGACATGATTTTCCCTCAGGTCATTCAGGGTCTGGGGGCTGCATTTATTCTTGGTCCAGTAACCACTGCTGCGTTAATCAGTATTCCAAAAGAAAAAATGCCTGGTGCGGCCGCGTTGGAATCCACCACACGCTTGCTGGGCAGTACTTTGGGTATCGCGGTATTTGCCAGCTTGATTACCCATTACCAACTGCGTACCTGGGAAGTACTGCGACACAATGTTACGCTTTTTAGTACCGTGCTGTATAAACGTTTCGCCGGAGTAATAGATTTTTTTCTGTCAGAAACCCCCAGTAATACGTATGCAATGGAAAAAGCGTTTCAGGCATTGAATGGACGTGTTACTCAGCAAGTTCTGTCGATTACCTATATGAATATATTTCAAATCATTACCGTGGGTTTCCTGGCAATGGTTGTTTTATCCTTTTTTATCAAAACCAAAAGAAATTAA
- a CDS encoding acyl-CoA dehydrogenase family protein, which translates to MNTVNAVFDPKKLKAWCEQYQDEVERCWLQNGKLPEEELLKSFIAEFEFEQEDNSAVFLQLCSNLSYFAKGSWYPFCRNVITHYFALLFLKSVDQQPAYFPEWIECAETRGAILTGDFNSLNSNNSRILAKKEGHGWRLSGDVCHLTNLVYADFILLQAKVDQGEDVCLGMPLEVLTYKPGVTLGNPQHGSQGSCRLVDCFIDDSDVFRLMPEQQKKFERVAVYAAVAEAVADKEFCRYMFGNMLDEVRNRQTFGSLLIKNQHVEFILAELDAKLLAFESEVMLLIDNIDNVKQVDHLPVLSKALRESIADHYLQFSGGRGYIKGHTAEACFRAVLCK; encoded by the coding sequence ATGAATACAGTGAATGCGGTGTTTGATCCAAAAAAGCTGAAAGCCTGGTGTGAGCAGTATCAGGATGAGGTGGAACGTTGTTGGTTGCAGAATGGCAAATTGCCAGAGGAGGAACTGCTTAAATCATTTATCGCAGAATTTGAATTTGAGCAAGAGGATAATAGTGCGGTTTTCCTTCAATTGTGTTCCAACCTTTCCTATTTTGCTAAAGGAAGTTGGTACCCTTTTTGTCGCAATGTAATTACCCATTATTTTGCATTGTTGTTTCTAAAGTCGGTGGATCAGCAACCGGCGTATTTCCCGGAGTGGATAGAGTGTGCTGAAACCCGCGGGGCAATATTAACGGGTGACTTTAATTCATTAAATTCAAATAACTCGAGAATACTGGCAAAGAAGGAGGGCCATGGTTGGCGGTTAAGTGGTGATGTTTGCCATCTGACTAACCTTGTCTACGCGGATTTTATTTTATTGCAGGCTAAGGTTGATCAGGGAGAGGATGTGTGTCTCGGTATGCCGCTGGAAGTATTGACGTATAAACCGGGTGTGACATTGGGGAATCCTCAGCATGGTTCGCAGGGTTCTTGTCGGTTGGTGGATTGTTTTATTGATGATTCCGATGTATTTCGTTTAATGCCTGAGCAACAGAAAAAGTTTGAACGAGTAGCCGTATACGCTGCTGTTGCCGAAGCCGTTGCGGACAAAGAATTTTGCCGTTATATGTTCGGGAATATGTTGGATGAGGTACGCAATCGACAGACATTTGGCTCACTCTTAATTAAGAACCAACATGTTGAGTTTATATTGGCGGAGCTGGACGCCAAGTTGCTCGCGTTTGAGTCTGAGGTAATGCTCTTAATAGATAACATCGACAATGTAAAACAGGTCGATCATCTTCCCGTTTTGAGTAAAGCGCTACGAGAGTCTATAGCCGATCATTATCTCCAGTTCTCCGGTGGTCGTGGTTATATTAAGGGGCATACTGCTGAGGCGTGTTTCCGTGCTGTTCTATGCAAATAA
- a CDS encoding LuxR family transcriptional regulator produces MLDVKKYRDLMSSVELAKSQEQVKALFQEFCNASDFEYYLFASICSVNSLSSPQVLTISNYPDEWIKTYFSEKLQKHDPVVKYCFENTSPIRWDKLIKMDKYTDHYGEGVMQRAASLGLVNGLSIPVNTRSGEIAIFSLASKRDENIDERMMKVLSYAQVFGALAMDTFQRLRRDEPGRKKEKLTPREIECLFWACEGKTTWEISKIVDVSERTIIFHLTSATKKLGAVNRQHAVAKAIISGLVRPMP; encoded by the coding sequence GTGTTGGATGTGAAAAAATACCGCGATCTAATGTCCAGTGTTGAGCTGGCAAAAAGTCAAGAGCAAGTCAAAGCATTGTTTCAGGAGTTTTGCAATGCTTCCGATTTTGAATACTATCTGTTCGCCAGTATCTGTAGTGTGAACTCGTTAAGCTCGCCTCAGGTACTAACGATCAGTAATTATCCAGACGAATGGATTAAAACTTATTTCAGCGAAAAGCTGCAAAAGCATGACCCTGTTGTTAAATACTGCTTCGAGAATACCAGCCCAATTCGATGGGATAAGCTGATAAAAATGGATAAATATACCGACCACTACGGCGAAGGTGTAATGCAGCGTGCAGCATCTCTTGGGTTGGTCAATGGTTTGTCAATTCCGGTTAACACGCGTTCTGGTGAGATCGCGATATTCAGCCTGGCGTCTAAGCGGGATGAAAATATTGATGAGCGTATGATGAAGGTACTCTCTTACGCGCAGGTCTTTGGTGCTTTAGCTATGGATACATTCCAGAGACTTCGACGAGATGAACCGGGAAGGAAAAAGGAAAAGCTAACTCCACGGGAAATTGAATGTCTATTTTGGGCTTGTGAAGGTAAAACCACTTGGGAAATATCCAAAATTGTGGATGTATCCGAGCGTACTATTATTTTTCATTTGACCAGTGCCACCAAAAAGTTGGGTGCAGTTAATCGCCAGCATGCCGTGGCAAAGGCGATTATTAGTGGTTTAGTTCGCCCAATGCCGTGA
- a CDS encoding DMT family transporter — protein sequence MKDTVNSSPSSLPLWGILSACAVVFIWSGWVVSSRWGITGDFSPVDLTWLRFTSASLVLLPFSLRYPWRNVPWKKALVIALGCGFPYVWLVYIALTITPSANASVLINGFLPIVTSILAFIAFRTPVSRAVVGLFIAIFIATGLMAYQPIHFSWQNLLGILLLISATAILATYMLAVKTWSVSLRDIMAWVPLLNAVILLPLWLIYSDGLDAIRALPVKNLAFHIVYQGIIVSVLALFLFSYAIKQIGAFATSLFMALVPSVTAILALVFCAEYPSPIQWAGIILCSTSLIVYSLANR from the coding sequence TTGAAAGACACAGTCAATAGCAGTCCCTCCTCCCTCCCTCTTTGGGGTATTTTATCGGCATGTGCTGTGGTCTTTATTTGGTCTGGCTGGGTCGTATCTTCCCGTTGGGGCATTACCGGAGATTTTTCTCCGGTCGATCTCACCTGGCTTAGATTTACCTCGGCCTCACTGGTACTGCTACCTTTTTCACTTCGCTACCCCTGGCGAAATGTACCCTGGAAAAAAGCGCTGGTTATTGCCTTGGGCTGTGGCTTTCCTTATGTATGGCTGGTTTATATTGCATTAACCATAACGCCCTCCGCTAACGCCAGTGTTTTAATTAATGGCTTCTTACCCATAGTAACCAGCATTCTGGCATTTATTGCTTTTCGTACGCCGGTATCACGTGCTGTAGTCGGTTTATTTATTGCCATTTTTATTGCCACAGGATTAATGGCCTATCAACCTATTCATTTTTCCTGGCAGAATTTGCTCGGTATTTTACTGTTAATTTCTGCCACTGCCATACTCGCAACTTATATGCTGGCAGTAAAAACCTGGTCGGTAAGCTTGCGAGACATAATGGCTTGGGTGCCATTACTGAATGCAGTAATTTTATTGCCATTGTGGCTGATTTATTCTGATGGGTTGGATGCAATCCGAGCGCTACCGGTAAAAAATCTGGCTTTTCATATAGTTTACCAGGGTATTATTGTTAGCGTGCTTGCGTTATTTTTATTTTCCTACGCGATAAAACAGATTGGTGCTTTTGCTACCAGCTTATTTATGGCCTTGGTTCCTTCTGTGACCGCCATATTAGCGCTGGTATTTTGTGCAGAATATCCTTCTCCAATACAGTGGGCCGGCATTATTTTGTGTAGCACCAGTTTAATTGTATACAGCCTGGCAAACCGTTAA
- a CDS encoding acyl-homoserine-lactone synthase, with product MNHVVFIPGKEEKKSVQTVNDVYRLRHDAFIDRLGWDICSDNGMERDHFDDLDPYHIVVKNASGEMGGCWRALPTTGDYMLRSIFPELLQGEVLPECQNIWEISRFAVKKTHNKAIKGYSSQVTVRMLQSLYEFAQYQNVQQYVAVTTVGFERILQKLGITMRRLGEGKALQIGVEKSVAILVDVDEKLRIELH from the coding sequence ATGAATCACGTCGTTTTTATCCCCGGTAAAGAAGAAAAGAAAAGTGTTCAAACAGTTAACGATGTTTATCGTCTTCGTCACGATGCATTTATTGACCGATTAGGTTGGGACATTTGTTCAGATAATGGTATGGAGAGAGATCATTTCGATGATTTGGACCCGTATCATATTGTGGTTAAAAACGCGTCTGGTGAAATGGGTGGGTGCTGGCGTGCTTTACCGACGACAGGGGATTATATGTTACGCAGTATTTTCCCAGAGTTGTTGCAGGGAGAGGTTTTGCCCGAATGTCAAAATATATGGGAAATAAGTCGTTTTGCTGTGAAGAAGACACACAATAAAGCGATAAAAGGATATTCCAGTCAGGTCACAGTTCGAATGCTCCAATCGCTCTATGAGTTCGCCCAGTACCAGAATGTTCAGCAATATGTCGCTGTAACAACAGTTGGGTTTGAACGAATTCTGCAAAAATTGGGTATAACAATGCGCCGTCTGGGCGAAGGTAAAGCATTGCAAATTGGCGTGGAAAAATCCGTAGCAATATTGGTGGATGTGGACGAAAAATTAAGAATTGAGCTACATTAA
- a CDS encoding acyl-CoA dehydrogenase family protein gives MISEYSHLRGNSFNQTDWVKSHATALAETLSNSPYNGELSLRNYIGECFSHQLYPEDIQDWQYFNALTSEYLAAQLSVAEAEVIGYQQGFLLPLLFALDKQPPVDRMIELVKTGERIFSGIPYQTEHCLNQLTVKQHENKYVLNGQVSRIIQNQETDFHCLLATNEESNNLCLLIVEKSALDVAITAQKPFSKNEDCLLARAHCNEFAIENVEGCYSLSKQTVLQIMANNNFATALRANLRTRLCLDFIVAFLRERTTHTGNLLSIDVIQQRLAACEAQWSMHYAHCYFALTSSKPEALERSEACRTLAFSLLEQVARESQHLGGIIHYRTDSPLADLFLESRRNLLLR, from the coding sequence GTGATCAGCGAATATTCGCACTTACGTGGAAACTCGTTTAATCAGACAGACTGGGTGAAAAGCCATGCAACCGCACTTGCCGAGACGCTATCCAACTCCCCGTACAACGGGGAGTTAAGCCTCCGTAATTATATTGGCGAGTGTTTCAGTCATCAGCTTTACCCTGAAGATATCCAGGATTGGCAATACTTCAACGCTCTCACATCCGAATATTTGGCGGCACAGTTATCCGTTGCCGAAGCGGAGGTTATTGGATACCAACAGGGGTTTCTCCTTCCTCTACTTTTTGCATTAGATAAACAACCACCGGTTGATCGAATGATTGAATTGGTTAAAACAGGTGAACGTATTTTTAGTGGAATTCCGTATCAAACAGAGCACTGCCTTAACCAACTAACGGTTAAACAACACGAAAACAAGTATGTATTAAACGGCCAGGTCAGCCGTATTATTCAAAACCAGGAAACAGATTTTCATTGCCTTCTGGCGACAAATGAAGAAAGTAATAATTTGTGTTTACTTATTGTTGAAAAGTCCGCTCTCGACGTAGCTATTACTGCGCAAAAGCCCTTCTCCAAAAATGAAGACTGCTTACTCGCACGTGCTCACTGCAATGAATTTGCTATTGAAAATGTAGAAGGCTGCTATTCACTGTCAAAACAAACTGTATTGCAGATAATGGCCAACAACAATTTCGCCACAGCATTAAGAGCAAACCTGCGCACTCGGCTCTGCCTGGATTTTATTGTTGCCTTTTTACGTGAGCGAACCACTCACACTGGCAATTTGCTTTCAATCGATGTAATTCAACAACGGTTAGCAGCCTGCGAGGCACAATGGTCAATGCATTACGCCCATTGTTATTTCGCACTGACGTCATCAAAACCTGAAGCCCTGGAACGTTCAGAAGCCTGTCGAACACTCGCCTTTTCTCTGCTTGAACAAGTCGCGAGAGAAAGCCAACACTTAGGCGGCATCATTCACTATCGTACCGATAGCCCACTTGCCGATTTATTTTTGGAGTCACGCCGCAATTTATTGCTTCGGTAA